In Fluviispira sanaruensis, a genomic segment contains:
- a CDS encoding tetratricopeptide repeat protein: protein MIKKTFVNLLFSFITITFIISCSSTKISSESLNYIISGNKFAEKGDFQSSANQYRLALKEEPNSTTAKRNLGLVSVKIGKYKEAIELLKDVSSFYTKDAELFYFLGEANRAIGNDNDAIKSYQQSLNISPAELRVQKSLSWVYLKLGEYDQAEKLIKRNFEKNPLDLQLLLISTSIDIKKERYTKAIKAMQEFEKSDFRIVSKDQTTAETEKILLLNVLGNAYAGVNNCEKAQKIYEIVLKYRPFLASTLTDSAKCDIKANNTLLAKNKLEKAHASEPNYPEALYLLGKIYTNNDPKKAAFYYKRFVEISSDYKNLEAENKQAQASLNLLESKKFIQGKKSD from the coding sequence ATAAAAAAAACATTTGTTAATTTATTATTTTCTTTTATTACTATAACTTTTATTATTAGTTGCTCAAGCACAAAAATATCTTCGGAAAGTTTGAATTATATTATTTCTGGAAATAAATTTGCAGAAAAAGGTGACTTTCAAAGCTCTGCCAATCAATATCGACTTGCGTTAAAAGAGGAACCTAACTCAACAACCGCAAAAAGAAATCTTGGATTGGTTTCTGTAAAAATAGGAAAATACAAAGAAGCCATTGAATTATTAAAAGATGTTTCATCCTTTTATACAAAAGATGCTGAGCTTTTTTATTTTTTAGGAGAAGCTAATAGAGCTATAGGCAATGATAACGATGCTATAAAATCTTATCAACAATCACTAAATATTTCCCCAGCTGAACTGAGAGTACAAAAATCACTAAGTTGGGTGTATTTAAAACTTGGTGAATATGATCAAGCTGAAAAATTGATTAAGAGAAATTTTGAAAAGAACCCACTTGATTTACAATTACTACTCATTTCAACGAGCATTGACATTAAAAAAGAACGTTATACCAAAGCCATTAAAGCTATGCAAGAATTTGAAAAATCTGATTTTCGCATTGTAAGTAAAGATCAAACAACCGCTGAAACTGAAAAAATCTTGCTCTTAAATGTTCTTGGCAATGCATACGCTGGAGTTAATAATTGTGAAAAAGCACAGAAAATATATGAAATTGTTTTAAAATATAGACCATTTTTAGCGTCCACATTAACAGATTCTGCAAAATGCGATATAAAAGCAAATAATACACTTCTTGCTAAAAATAAACTCGAAAAAGCTCACGCTTCTGAACCAAACTATCCAGAAGCACTCTATCTCTTAGGAAAAATTTATACCAATAATGACCCTAAAAAAGCGGCCTTTTATTACAAACGATTTGTTGAAATAAGCTCAGATTATAAAAACCTAGAAGCGGAAAATAAGCAAGCTCAAGCTTCATTAAACTTGCTTGAATCCAAAAAATTTATCCAAGGTAAGAAATCTGATTGA